In the genome of Astatotilapia calliptera chromosome 18, fAstCal1.2, whole genome shotgun sequence, the window CTCAGATTTCAGACCAGATATCAAAACCTGTGCATGACAAACATTTGGGTTTTGAAGCACTTCAGGAGCCTTGAGTGACCTTTCCTCTCACACTCTCTGGGGCAATGGGAGAACTGCAAACTGAGCTGTCAATGACTAATTGTGCTAGTGACTCAGAGTCCTTACAGTGCGAGCAGAGCCCCAGGAATTGACAGGAACGTGACAGCATCCTACACAGCTATAAAGTAATGCAGGTGCTCAGTGGAGCAGAGTGGATCAATCTCTACTAACACAACATGAATGAAAATCAATGCACAGGACACAATTTCTACGACAGAAGTCAGCTTTGTTTAAAGTTGTGTTGGGCTTCTTGGCTTGTACAGCATCCACTTGATCTATGCATCGATGAAAATTCAGTCTGTCTATGCATTAGTGGCATCAAAACTACTTTCTGTGATACTAAGCGACTGTGATtcaatgtattaaaaaaaaaggaaaaaaaaatctgcaaaagaaAGCAGTGAGAAGATCCATTTTGAGGGAGACTTGGCTCTTCTTCTCACCACTCTGGACACTTGGAGAGTGTCCAGAGACAAGTCTGGTGTTCCATTGCCACCTACTGGGCCCGAGGTCCACTGACAAACATCACTGCCAAAGAAAAGCTGGCCTGTACAATATTAGTGCAATGTTAATGTCTGATAATTGAGAACAGGGATCTACTTAATATGTTTAGGACAGAGACATTCGTCAAAATCCACAAAACTGGTGCAAATATAAGATGTATGAATCAAATTTGTGCCAATTCTCCACGTTCAGCAACTCCAAAGTGCCTCGTCATGCCTTCCTAAAAATGACTCCTGGCTGCATTGATCGGAGGCTTTGAAATTCTCCTTACTCAGCACAACCAAACCTTGGCATGGCACCGAAACTTGATCAAATTATCAGGCAACACAAGAGCAGTGAAATCTTATTCTAAGCCACTATCCAAATATGAAACATTTACGGATATTAAGTGTTCAAAGACAAAAGAACCCCAGCAGATTATGTCTCAAAGTCCTCCTCTACCCCTCCTCCTGTGAAGATGTACAACAAATCAGACGACCTGCCACAGCGCAGTTAGCAGAGCCTGACTGAGCGCGGCATGGGACATGTCCACCAACATAAACATCTCATCTTTCAggacaaataacaaaaaaaaaaaagaaaaccacaaacaaaGATCAACACTGAGAAATCCTTTCTCTAAGAAACAGCTCAACGTACCGAGAGAAGAGATGACAAGAAGCAATCAGCATAGTAATTTTACAATCTCCTCGGGCTTTGGAAGAGTGACAAGTGGCAGTTAATTCACACAATAACAGTCCCAGATTGAAGGTGGAAATTAACTGCTGAAACATGGGAAACCTAAACAATAAGGCGGGAGCTATAGTTAGACGTTCCCGCAATTACTGGTGGACATATTTAAGCATTCTGTCTGCGAGTTGGCGGTGTAAAAACCCACGAGCTTCAACAGTAATTCAGCTTGTAAGCTTGAAAGCAGACTTGTAATCTGCTTTCCAAAAAGACTgttcaatgttttcttttcattatatttacaatgtattgtttgtttgtttcaaactCTCCATTCTAACGTGTGATGCAACCAGGATCTTCACACAGACTTCTGTGGGTGTATTCATCTTTATTGCACTATAGTACAATTTCTGAGCTGTTTGTCACTGACTATGTTTGGCCCTTTTGCACTCAGAGGCTCCTCTTTGGTGTTTCCATACATTACTGCAGTACAAGATCTACTTTTGAAGGCTTATCTATACAATGTTTATATGTATTTTGTACATATCTTGTGTAAGAGTGATAAAAACCTCAAGCCAGAAATAGGTGAGATACACTGCCCTGCtatattcttatatatttcATACAGACTTGAACAAGCTCCCCTATAGTTGAACAGGGCCTACATTGTGAATACTGCTGAGAATCgggactagggctgggccatatcatacagttcatggtaataccggtataatgttgggcaacaataaggaaatgaaatatcgcaatagaatacgggtaaaacgtgcatgcgcagtgcctttgttttcagacgcacatggcggaaaaaccATGGCGGCGACgtagaatgagaagggcgaaagcggatcgttgaataaaaacggatgaaccagaattggtttgtaaaaatgctgcaacttcagtggtgtggaactggttcagctttcgtccgtcagatacacaacaaagcactatttttggtagagcatgctagcgggccgtcgttattaccgtgttttttggaaaatacggcacacttaaaatcaatcctttgatttttctgaaaatcgacagtgccccttataatcccatgtgctttatgtatgaattctgtttgtgtttactgaccttgaaacgattttatgtacacggcgctcgaaaatctgtcaaatgtttcagtacgactttgctaagctacgaacctgcaccgcttgatggattgtcggagcactACGGCTGTCGTagggaggagcctcgcggagtgatacgtactgtgcttcaacataatattaccgtattgtgtgtgtataacctctttttaagttttgtggatattatacatgatTATGCTGAGGacatgtcggccagtttccactggaaatgccttttggttaaactgtcagccaggaatttgcatttgcactgttacgtttttatataactttaatgcacataaaaaacagctgcttgtttaagtgaaaatacattattagtgcaaaaaaccccatcaaagttgtggagttgtaaagtattttgtctagtgtcaattatatcgccagttatatcgttatcgcaaattttcaaatgtatattgtgataaatatttttggtcatatcgccctgctctaatcgGGACCATTTTTATTCGTTTAGCCTTTTTACCTAactgttctttatttatttttttgtttgtttgttttttgatgacTACAAAGCATATTTGTAATTTAAGATATATAGTAACCACCCTGCTCTTTTTCTGACTGTTAATTATAGGGTATAGGGTTCAGTTACATGTTCTGACTGGATCCTTTTCCTATGTGATAACACAAGTACAAGTTACCCTAGCCAGGCAAAGGTTAATTATTCATCCTTGAAGGAGAAACGAAGGGTTATTGAAATCATtaacagaaaaggaagaaaaatattgCTCTACTTGTCAAAtctttgccttttttaaaaaaaaaaaaactaaatagtgAAATTTTTACCTATTCAGACCTCAAATGTATCAAGCCAGGGGGTTAGAGGTTTTCAATAAGGAAAGGTCATAGGGTCACTTCACTTTAAAGAGTCAAAATCCAAAAACAGTTTTCATATTATTTGTATATAAACTTAAAAatgctgaagcattaaaaacattagaataatcttggaaaagaaaaaccctCAGTACTTCAAATGCATCGCTGGTTGATCAAAAATATATTGATAAACATTTGCAAGAGCTACATCAACAACAGATTAAGAGAGCACAATCCACAGGGGAGCTCCCACATACTCTTTGTTGTGTTTAAGAGCCAAGTGGTCCGACTCGAAGTAATACACGTctggctcctcttcctcctcctcctcctcctcctcctcctccacagcctGGCTTTGTGTCAACTCCTTGCTGTGTTCGGCCTCTTTCCCCTCTATAAATCCACCATCCTCACCACCTGCCCTGTCCCCAGGATCCCCAGACACCGGCTCCTCATTGGAGTGGCCAATAGAGTCTGAGGGAGCTGGCTCTTCCACCATAGGGcagtcctcctcctccagcccaACCACCACCTCCCCCTCTTCCCTCAAGGGACCATTGTCTCTGGGAGGAGAGCTGGGCTTGGAGGAGCAAGCTTTTCCACTGGACACAGCCCTTCTGGGTGAAGTCCGCCGAGTGTATCTGTGTTCATAGAGCTCTGTGAAAGAGGTGGATGTGCTGGAAATAGAAGGGTTGCACTCTGGCTCTGTGGGGGAAGGGGGTGTTGTTAGTGGGGATGTGGTTTCTCctgagttgctgttgttgttgtggattGGACTACTGTTCATATTAGTGGTGGAGAAGGAGGTGGAGGCAACAGATTCCTGCACTGGTGTCAGCAGCCGTCCATTCGTGTCGCTCTCGCTATCCATCACCTGCTCCTCATGAGCCAGACAGAACGAGTCACCTACTACGTCAACCTCCATCTCCTCCACTTCCTGCTCCTTGGCCACTATCAACTCAGGGACAGAATCATCCAGAACACCCTCAGATATTGGTGCAGATGAGGATGGCAATTCTCCTGAGCCAGAAACCTCCATATGCCCAGGGACAGAGTTTCTACAAGGCACAGCGGGATCAGGGGATGAGGGAGTCCCTGTCTGACTGCCGTTGAGCAGGGACGAGAAATTAGTATCAGGGGTAGGATTTGAACTAGACTTTTCACCAAGCGTGTTTGATTCCTCTGTGTTATTTTCTCGGAGTCCATTAGAAGCTTTGTGGGCATTTGGGAACTGAGAGGCCCCATCACACTCCACATGACCATCCTCTGCATCGTCCCCTGTGAGCCCACCTTCCTGTTTACTGAGGATAGGTGAGGCAGGAACTGTGTTAGCAAAGTTCTGGCTGGGTAATTCCTCACAACTGTTGTCCTTGCTAAGCTCTGGGACTGAGTCAGGACTTTCGGGTTTCACAAGCTCAGGGTCCTTCTCCTGTCCCTGAGACTCTCCAGAGCGAGAGCATCGCTTGGCCCTTTTAATTTGAGGAGAGGCATCCCGCGCCCCGTTCCCTCCATCACAGTTCTCTGACTTTTCAGGGCTAATGTCTTTTTCTAAACATGACTGGCCTCGCTTCCTGGAACTGGTCCATTGATCGGCCTCTACCAGAGAAGCATCAGAGTGAGTTACATTTCCCTGCAACAAGGCCTGTTGTTGGCCATCCTGCGAATAAGTGTCCGGTGTCTCATCATGCTTTGTCTCCTGTTTAGCATCCTGCTTTGACTCCTGCTTAACGTCTTGGTTTGACTCCTGTTTTGTCTCGTTTTTTGATTCCGGCTTGACGTCCTGTTTGGTGACCTGCTTCGACTCTGGCTTGACGTCCTGTTTGGCGACCTGCTTTGACTCCGGCTTGGTATCCTGTCTGGGAACCTGCTTCGACTCCGGCTTGACATCCTGTGTGACGTCCTGCTTCGACTCCGGCTTGGTGTCCTGTTTATTGTCCTGCTTCGACTCCAGCTTGACGTCCTGTGTGACGTCCTGCTTCGACTCCGGCTTTGTGTCCTGTTTGTTGTCCTGCTTCGACTCCGGCTTGGTGTCCTGTTTGTTGTCCTGCTTCGACTCCTGCTTGGCGTCATGCTTCGATTCCAGCTTGGTGTCCTGCTTGTTGTCCTGCTTCGACTCCTGCTTGGCGTCATGCTTCGATTCCTGCTTGGTGTCCTGCTTGTTGTCCTGCTTCTTCTTGGGCGAACGGGCCCTTGGCAGTGGAGACACTGAGGTCTCCTCTGGCTGGGCGATGCTGCGGTTCCTGAGGGTTCGACCACAAAAGTTCTCATCCAATCCATTGAGCCCCACTGATGACCTTGTGACGCGCGAGGAACGGGATGCGGCCATACTATGGCGAGTGCCTACAGTCTCCTCATCTTGGTGCTCTCTCCTCTGCAGCCAAATGCGGGCACCTGCAAGATACACATGGAGAAACTTGCACTTAAATGTCAATCTAACAACTGAAAGCTATAAACATATGCAGCTCACTGTTGCATTAACATCACAGTTTTCAGTTTGACTGGTTTCACTGGACTTGCAtgctaaaaatgaatgcatgaacaGTACCCTGTGGTGTTTCAAACAGAAGCATGTACCAGAAGGCCTTTGTTAAATACCACTCGGGTCATTGCTCACACCAGAGGGGTATTGATTTATTCTGTCATTGTAGCTAAGCAACACCTTCTGTCCACAGGCAAATCTAGATGTCTTATACCAGGTCAGTACACAGGGAATAAATTCAAAAAGGGGGGGGAGATCTTACACTCGCACAAGGAAACAATCATGTCAGATGTTCCTTTGTGCCTAAATGATCAATCAGTCTGTACACACGCCTCAAATGGCACAGCTTTGAGGCTCATTTGTATGTGACTACAGCTCAGCAAGCATTTTAAGATATGAAAAGACCACAAGCACAGAAACAaggcgtttaaaaaaaaaaaatccatcacaCAGATTGTGTATGTCTGTTACAGCAAGGGAATATGTATTTCCTCCTTGCAggcatttctgttttttgtcacaagtaaaataaatgtagtttAAAGGTTGACTGATTTCTGACACTATAATTCTCACATCCAATTCAACAGAGATAACACTGCAGACACTGTTTTGTCATCATACACTGCAGGCCATTTATCTCTTCATAACAGGTGTGCCAACAGGCTGCTATCCTTCCAAAACTTATCACAACATACAAAAATTAAAATCCTCTGGGAACAAAAATTCTACATATAAACCATCATCTGCATATAAATGGAAAGCCATTTTGTGCCTTTTAAAAATAGAGTAAAGGGGGGATGAGATATAGGGAGAAAAGCAGAGGTCAAAGTATTAATCCCTGTGGTACCCCACATGAAACTAAAGCTGAGGATGATCTGAAATCCAAAGGACTTGCACAAAACGTTCTCTCAACCAGGTAAGACCTAAACCACTGAAAAGCAGTACCACGAATACATAGTTCATAGTACCGTCAGTAGCTAGTTATTACACATGTAATATTACACATCAGGCAAAGTGTCTTCCTAAAGTCTACccatatttttttctccatatacAAGAAAAAGTCTCAAATCATCTTAATATTTCTCTTCACCTCTCTCTGATGTGATCCATTTGTGTGGGTGATGGCTGACCCGCACTATATTGAAAATACAATAGCAACTCATCTGcaactaaatggtaaatgagctggttcttatacagtgcttttctactctacttgagcactcaaagcgcttatACACCCAATTACACACATTtgtacaagcactttttctacgtaaaagtgggtttttttaatctaacatTCAGCCCCTGATTATCTGGTGActgcaatgaaaaaa includes:
- the zzz3 gene encoding ZZ-type zinc finger-containing protein 3 isoform X2 is translated as MAASRSSRVTRSSVGLNGLDENFCGRTLRNRSIAQPEETSVSPLPRARSPKKKQDNKQDTKQESKHDAKQESKQDNKQDTKLESKHDAKQESKQDNKQDTKPESKQDNKQDTKPESKQDVTQDVKLESKQDNKQDTKPESKQDVTQDVKPESKQVPRQDTKPESKQVAKQDVKPESKQVTKQDVKPESKNETKQESNQDVKQESKQDAKQETKHDETPDTYSQDGQQQALLQGNVTHSDASLVEADQWTSSRKRGQSCLEKDISPEKSENCDGGNGARDASPQIKRAKRCSRSGESQGQEKDPELVKPESPDSVPELSKDNSCEELPSQNFANTVPASPILSKQEGGLTGDDAEDGHVECDGASQFPNAHKASNGLRENNTEESNTLGEKSSSNPTPDTNFSSLLNGSQTGTPSSPDPAVPCRNSVPGHMEVSGSGELPSSSAPISEGVLDDSVPELIVAKEQEVEEMEVDVVGDSFCLAHEEQVMDSESDTNGRLLTPVQESVASTSFSTTNMNSSPIHNNNSNSGETTSPLTTPPSPTEPECNPSISSTSTSFTELYEHRYTRRTSPRRAVSSGKACSSKPSSPPRDNGPLREEGEVVVGLEEEDCPMVEEPAPSDSIGHSNEEPVSGDPGDRAGGEDGGFIEGKEAEHSKELTQSQAVEEEEEEEEEEEEPDVYYFESDHLALKHNKDYQRLLQTIGVLEAQRTQAILDLETLARHQREALADPISFVEQLQKRVNLGLPCPQHVVQLPDIAWEQYTSGLGDFEREFCDKKRKTRRLKLIFDKGLPLRPKSPVEPKKEGESSTMYSPLPTSDAPENGRQTQMIRGRICHPNKPDTFNQLWTVEEQRKLEQLLVKFPPEEVESRRWQKIADELGNRTAKQVASRVQKYFIKLTKAGIPVPGRTPNLCMYTKKASSKRQHHLNKHLYRPSTFLTSYEPPVYMDEDDERSAYYNSVQDPSADDSDEESVPVELRSLPEYKELLQLKRLKKQKLQEIQEDKTEIRHIGYKCDVCGMEPILGVRWHCQDCPPDNSVDFCSNCSDCLFKTETHKPNHHLEPVYQAETFLDRDYCLPQSTGYNYLDPNYFPANR
- the zzz3 gene encoding ZZ-type zinc finger-containing protein 3 isoform X1, with the translated sequence MLSSDSIQLKRQLEDSTDGARIWLQRREHQDEETVGTRHSMAASRSSRVTRSSVGLNGLDENFCGRTLRNRSIAQPEETSVSPLPRARSPKKKQDNKQDTKQESKHDAKQESKQDNKQDTKLESKHDAKQESKQDNKQDTKPESKQDNKQDTKPESKQDVTQDVKLESKQDNKQDTKPESKQDVTQDVKPESKQVPRQDTKPESKQVAKQDVKPESKQVTKQDVKPESKNETKQESNQDVKQESKQDAKQETKHDETPDTYSQDGQQQALLQGNVTHSDASLVEADQWTSSRKRGQSCLEKDISPEKSENCDGGNGARDASPQIKRAKRCSRSGESQGQEKDPELVKPESPDSVPELSKDNSCEELPSQNFANTVPASPILSKQEGGLTGDDAEDGHVECDGASQFPNAHKASNGLRENNTEESNTLGEKSSSNPTPDTNFSSLLNGSQTGTPSSPDPAVPCRNSVPGHMEVSGSGELPSSSAPISEGVLDDSVPELIVAKEQEVEEMEVDVVGDSFCLAHEEQVMDSESDTNGRLLTPVQESVASTSFSTTNMNSSPIHNNNSNSGETTSPLTTPPSPTEPECNPSISSTSTSFTELYEHRYTRRTSPRRAVSSGKACSSKPSSPPRDNGPLREEGEVVVGLEEEDCPMVEEPAPSDSIGHSNEEPVSGDPGDRAGGEDGGFIEGKEAEHSKELTQSQAVEEEEEEEEEEEEPDVYYFESDHLALKHNKDYQRLLQTIGVLEAQRTQAILDLETLARHQREALADPISFVEQLQKRVNLGLPCPQHVVQLPDIAWEQYTSGLGDFEREFCDKKRKTRRLKLIFDKGLPLRPKSPVEPKKEGESSTMYSPLPTSDAPENGRQTQMIRGRICHPNKPDTFNQLWTVEEQRKLEQLLVKFPPEEVESRRWQKIADELGNRTAKQVASRVQKYFIKLTKAGIPVPGRTPNLCMYTKKASSKRQHHLNKHLYRPSTFLTSYEPPVYMDEDDERSAYYNSVQDPSADDSDEESVPVELRSLPEYKELLQLKRLKKQKLQEIQEDKTEIRHIGYKCDVCGMEPILGVRWHCQDCPPDNSVDFCSNCSDCLFKTETHKPNHHLEPVYQAETFLDRDYCLPQSTGYNYLDPNYFPANR